A stretch of the Streptomyces venezuelae genome encodes the following:
- a CDS encoding sugar transferase, whose protein sequence is MRHVRIPAQRVAGRALESTVPSRRLGDKALWYLPAALTADVLGAAVPVGLVFDAAQQARPLFCAVGAAVAWVGVQMLRRRYATRALGESRGVLPVVHDWLILIGVLAVARAALDESTPRLAALGSLLPALLITVACRKLTYRHLSAARREAQAVSRVLVVGEPGAADEVTAHLAARTDHPYVVVGVVPVGDGALTGGIPVAARLGEEMSETPAGDADEVMAAVQSHHADLVLVVPGSRISGERLRRVAWALHDAGLELAVFPGLVEVSVKRLETLSAGGLAVLRVAPPVRGGVQPVLKSVFDRAGAGLGLLLLAPVFLGIVAAIRFGSRGPAFYRQRRIGRDGVPFVMWKFRTMVVDADRRKAELAGANENDGLMFKMRRDPRVTRVGRLLRRTSLDELPQLLNVLTGHMSLVGPRPPLPEEVAQYDEVELRRLAVRPGMTGLWQISGRSDLSWDETIQLDLQYVDNWSFTSDVDVMGRTFRAVVDGRGAY, encoded by the coding sequence ATGAGGCATGTCCGTATTCCTGCGCAAAGAGTGGCCGGAAGGGCTCTGGAGTCGACTGTGCCGTCACGGCGCCTCGGCGACAAGGCCCTCTGGTACCTGCCTGCCGCGCTGACCGCCGACGTGCTCGGCGCCGCCGTGCCCGTCGGCCTCGTCTTCGACGCCGCCCAGCAGGCCCGTCCGCTCTTCTGCGCAGTCGGTGCGGCCGTTGCCTGGGTGGGTGTGCAGATGCTCCGCCGGCGGTATGCCACCCGGGCGCTCGGGGAGTCCCGGGGCGTGCTGCCCGTGGTCCATGACTGGCTGATTCTGATCGGTGTCCTGGCCGTGGCCCGGGCCGCCCTCGACGAGAGCACCCCGCGGCTGGCCGCGCTCGGTTCGCTGCTGCCCGCCCTGCTGATCACGGTCGCCTGCCGCAAGCTGACCTACCGGCACCTGTCCGCGGCCCGCCGCGAGGCCCAGGCGGTCAGCCGGGTGCTGGTGGTCGGCGAACCCGGGGCGGCCGACGAGGTCACGGCGCACCTGGCCGCCCGGACCGACCACCCGTACGTGGTGGTGGGCGTGGTCCCGGTCGGCGACGGTGCCCTCACCGGGGGCATACCGGTCGCCGCCCGGCTCGGCGAGGAGATGTCCGAGACCCCGGCCGGCGACGCCGACGAGGTCATGGCCGCGGTCCAGAGCCACCACGCCGACCTGGTCCTGGTCGTACCCGGCAGCCGGATCTCCGGGGAGCGGCTGCGCCGGGTGGCCTGGGCGCTGCACGATGCGGGGCTGGAACTGGCGGTGTTCCCCGGGCTGGTGGAGGTCTCGGTCAAGCGCCTGGAGACCCTCTCGGCGGGCGGGCTCGCCGTGCTGCGGGTGGCGCCGCCGGTCCGGGGCGGGGTGCAGCCGGTGCTCAAGTCGGTCTTCGACCGGGCCGGCGCGGGTCTGGGGCTGCTGCTCCTGGCCCCGGTCTTCCTGGGCATCGTGGCCGCGATCCGGTTCGGCAGCAGGGGTCCGGCGTTCTACCGGCAGCGGCGCATCGGGCGGGACGGAGTCCCGTTCGTGATGTGGAAGTTCCGCACGATGGTGGTCGATGCGGACCGGCGCAAGGCGGAGCTGGCGGGTGCCAACGAGAACGACGGCCTGATGTTCAAGATGCGCCGCGACCCCCGGGTGACCCGGGTGGGCCGGCTGCTGCGCCGCACCTCGCTGGACGAGCTGCCGCAGCTGCTGAACGTACTGACCGGGCACATGTCGTTGGTCGGCCCCAGGCCGCCGCTGCCCGAGGAAGTGGCTCAGTACGACGAGGTCGAGCTGCGGCGGCTGGCGGTGCGGCCCGGGATGACCGGACTGTGGCAGATCAGCGGACGGTCCGACCTGTCCTGGGATGAAACGATTCAGCTTGATTTGCAGTACGTGGACAACTGGTCGTTCACCAGCGATGTCGACGTCATGGGCCGTACGTTCCGCGCCGTGGTGGACGGACGCGGAGCGTACTGA
- the gmd gene encoding GDP-mannose 4,6-dehydratase, with protein sequence MSKTALITGVTGQDGSYLAELLLSKGYTVHGLVRRSSSFNTERIDHIYQDPQTANRSFVLHHADLSDGVALVNLLRDIRPDEVYNLGAQSHVRVSFDAPLYTGDVTGLGALRLLEAIRASGVDTRIYQASSSEMFGATPPPQNEQTPFHPRSPYGAAKVFAYWTTVNYREAYDMFAVNGILFNHESPRRGETFVTRKITRAVARIKAGLQDKLYLGNLDAVRDWGYAPEYVDAMWRMLQQDEPTDYVVATGVAATVREFVQASFAHAGLDWQEYVAYDAKYERPSEVDALIGDASKAHALLGWKPTVLVEELARIMVDADIRQVEDQLAGVTVRIDR encoded by the coding sequence ATGAGCAAGACCGCGCTGATCACCGGAGTCACCGGCCAGGACGGCTCGTACCTGGCCGAGCTGCTGCTCTCCAAGGGCTACACGGTGCACGGCCTCGTGCGGCGCTCGTCCAGCTTCAACACGGAGCGGATCGACCACATCTACCAGGACCCGCAGACGGCCAACCGCTCCTTCGTGCTGCACCACGCGGACCTGTCCGACGGCGTGGCCCTGGTGAACCTGCTCCGCGACATACGGCCCGACGAGGTCTACAACCTCGGCGCCCAGTCGCACGTCCGCGTCTCCTTCGACGCGCCCCTCTACACCGGTGATGTCACCGGACTCGGCGCCCTCCGGCTGCTCGAGGCCATCCGGGCCAGCGGCGTGGACACCCGGATCTACCAGGCCTCGTCCTCCGAGATGTTCGGCGCCACCCCGCCGCCGCAGAACGAGCAGACCCCGTTCCACCCGCGCAGCCCGTACGGCGCCGCGAAGGTCTTCGCGTACTGGACCACGGTGAACTACCGCGAGGCCTACGACATGTTCGCGGTCAACGGCATCCTGTTCAACCACGAGTCCCCGCGCCGCGGCGAGACCTTCGTGACCCGCAAGATCACCCGCGCGGTGGCCCGCATCAAGGCCGGCCTCCAGGACAAGCTCTACCTCGGCAACCTCGACGCCGTCCGCGACTGGGGCTACGCCCCCGAGTACGTGGACGCCATGTGGCGGATGCTCCAGCAGGACGAGCCCACCGACTACGTGGTCGCCACCGGCGTCGCCGCGACCGTCCGCGAGTTCGTCCAGGCCTCCTTCGCGCACGCCGGCCTCGACTGGCAGGAGTACGTGGCCTACGACGCCAAGTACGAGCGCCCCAGCGAGGTCGACGCCCTGATCGGCGACGCGAGCAAGGCGCATGCGCTGCTTGGCTGGAAGCCGACGGTCCTGGTCGAGGAACTGGCCCGGATCATGGTCGACGCCGACATCCGCCAGGTCGAGGACCAGCTCGCCGGAGTGACCGTCCGCATCGACCGCTGA
- a CDS encoding MFS transporter codes for MRKWLPLTAVCLGAFMLLVDVTIVTVALPEMAAGLDGSFAGLQWVMDIYALALAALLLGAGALADRAGRRRVYLGGLGLFAAASLACGLATGAGQLIAFRAVQGAGGAAMFATTMALLSSSYQGRDRGVAFGVWGAVNGAAAAAGPVIGGVLTEHLGWRWIFFINLPVCALAVYVTRRAVAESRDPHGRAKGLDLPGTAAFTVGAAALTYALIRAGEHGWTQPAVLGLLGLAAVALAAFVAAELRGAHPMLDLSLFRDRTFTGILLGALLLSGAAFSSLMQVSLWLQSAEGMGPVAAGLVLVPLSLAAFAVSAFGGRWLHGLPPRLSVGCGLLLTGAGALLQALMLDAGDGWPVLLPGLVVAGLGAGLAAPALAATAMAVVPPARAGMAGGALNTARQLGNALGIALLGAAFQAGLVRGLTGAGAADAHGTAQALAAGRPVEGAGAAGLEPLVDPAFAAGLRDTFVVSGVLGLLGALAVLVLVRTVPAATHRGRTPVRSREGVTAGPGLSG; via the coding sequence ATGCGCAAATGGCTGCCGCTGACCGCGGTCTGCCTCGGGGCGTTCATGCTGCTGGTGGACGTCACCATCGTCACCGTCGCGCTGCCCGAGATGGCCGCCGGTCTGGACGGCTCCTTCGCCGGGCTCCAGTGGGTCATGGACATCTACGCCCTGGCGCTGGCCGCCCTGCTGCTGGGGGCGGGCGCGCTGGCCGACCGGGCCGGCCGCCGCCGGGTCTACCTCGGCGGGCTGGGCCTGTTCGCGGCGGCCTCGCTGGCCTGCGGACTGGCCACCGGCGCCGGGCAGCTGATCGCCTTCCGGGCGGTGCAGGGCGCGGGCGGGGCGGCCATGTTCGCCACCACCATGGCCCTGCTGAGCTCCTCCTACCAGGGGCGGGACCGCGGGGTCGCGTTCGGCGTGTGGGGAGCGGTCAACGGCGCCGCCGCGGCGGCCGGCCCGGTCATCGGGGGAGTGCTCACCGAACACCTGGGCTGGCGCTGGATCTTCTTCATCAACCTGCCGGTCTGCGCCCTCGCCGTGTACGTCACCCGCCGGGCCGTGGCCGAGTCCCGCGACCCGCACGGCCGCGCCAAGGGACTGGACCTGCCGGGCACGGCCGCTTTCACGGTCGGTGCCGCCGCCCTGACCTACGCGCTGATCCGGGCCGGCGAGCACGGCTGGACGCAACCCGCGGTCCTCGGCCTGCTGGGCCTGGCCGCCGTGGCCCTCGCCGCCTTCGTGGCGGCCGAACTGCGCGGCGCCCACCCGATGCTGGACCTCTCGCTGTTCCGCGACCGCACCTTCACCGGGATCCTGCTGGGCGCCCTGCTGCTCTCGGGCGCGGCGTTCTCCTCCCTGATGCAGGTCTCCCTCTGGCTCCAGTCGGCCGAGGGCATGGGGCCGGTCGCGGCCGGGCTGGTGCTGGTACCGCTGAGCCTGGCGGCCTTCGCCGTCTCGGCGTTCGGCGGGCGGTGGCTGCACGGGCTGCCGCCCCGGCTGAGCGTGGGCTGCGGGCTGCTGCTGACCGGGGCGGGAGCGCTGCTCCAGGCCCTGATGCTGGATGCCGGGGACGGCTGGCCGGTGCTGCTGCCGGGGCTGGTGGTCGCGGGCCTGGGGGCGGGCCTGGCCGCGCCGGCCCTGGCGGCCACCGCGATGGCAGTGGTGCCGCCGGCCCGGGCGGGCATGGCCGGAGGTGCCCTGAACACCGCGCGGCAGCTGGGCAACGCCCTCGGCATCGCGCTGCTGGGCGCGGCCTTCCAGGCCGGTCTGGTGCGCGGGCTGACCGGGGCGGGCGCGGCCGATGCGCACGGCACGGCCCAGGCGCTGGCCGCCGGCCGGCCGGTCGAAGGCGCCGGGGCGGCCGGTCTGGAACCGCTGGTGGACCCGGCCTTCGCGGCCGGACTGCGGGACACCTTCGTGGTGTCGGGGGTGCTGGGGCTGCTCGGTGCGCTGGCCGTGCTGGTGCTCGTACGGACGGTTCCGGCGGCAACCCACCGGGGGCGTACGCCCGTTCGGTCGCGGGAGGGTGTGACGGCCGGGCCGGGACTCTCCGGGTGA
- a CDS encoding DNRLRE domain-containing protein, whose product MRRSRGLTAALVLSLAGAGTGLGLVLMPQASAITQPVAFTADALPTWQPNGIVFAMAEANGTVFAGGTFSAVRPPENAGSGTEQDAVNFVALDAATGAPTSCKLSFTIGDGIATVRSLVVSKDKKTLYAGGYFGAVNGTPVSSVAAIDIASCAPKASFHPSFPATVRALAVTDDTLYAAGDFGTVEGQTRERFAAVDAASGALKPFTANADEPGRAIEVTPDGKHVLIGGDFFSVNGSNTHALAVVDAASGAVKKTYDNIPSNSVVKDISTDETGFYTGNEGSGGGVFDGRIGLNLTDFSEKWRDRCLGATQFVLPYDGVLYSSSHAHDCSTELEFPDGKRHFLLAQPTDHAGAAPAPVNGFVRGPGKLGWHPTANDGIGEGIGPRVMAVAEKNDVKYMWVGGEFTLINGVEQQGLTRFASTGDVGAPTTPVASASSVKPGEAQVRWRTSYDADDSKLTYRIYRNGSGTPIATVAANSLEWERPQASWTDTTVKAGQSYSYRVTATDAAGNTSALSATASVTVPATVQSYPNQVRADGASLYWRYDDTVSPYVADSSVSGNTSGVQVNAPALRQTPGAVTGSSTAMGFNGTSQQVHSDRRQTVGATYTLETWFKTGTSRGGKLIGFGNNTTRNSGTYDKQIYMTNTGRLAFGVYNGSTRTITTGLFDTYNDNKWHHVVATQGPAGMALYVDGQNKGTLNATTHTDYAGYWHVGGDNLASWPNRPTSNFFAGQIDETAVYPSVLTQAQVKNHYDLAKAPTDTVTEVSATEDTYINQGAPSTAYGTSTSLAVRGTAAYETYLRFTLPAAPAGQVLKSASLQIKTTTQAGAGTPDKVSVVPVTGTWSGAGTTFNTKPTLGTTPLGSITGIADGSAIHNVDLDTAAVSAVLGTSYDMALTSAGTDPLWIWSSEATAAEGTPQLILTFGPK is encoded by the coding sequence ATGCGTAGATCCAGAGGGCTGACTGCTGCCCTCGTCCTGTCACTGGCCGGTGCCGGAACCGGTCTTGGCCTGGTGTTGATGCCTCAGGCGTCCGCCATCACCCAGCCGGTGGCGTTCACGGCCGACGCGCTGCCCACCTGGCAGCCCAACGGCATTGTTTTCGCGATGGCCGAGGCCAACGGCACCGTCTTCGCCGGCGGTACCTTCTCCGCCGTCCGCCCGCCCGAGAACGCGGGCAGCGGCACCGAGCAGGACGCCGTGAACTTCGTGGCGCTGGACGCCGCGACCGGGGCCCCCACCTCGTGCAAGCTCTCCTTCACCATCGGTGACGGCATTGCCACCGTGCGGTCCCTGGTCGTCTCGAAGGACAAGAAGACCCTGTACGCGGGCGGCTACTTCGGCGCCGTCAACGGCACCCCGGTGAGCAGCGTCGCCGCGATCGACATCGCCTCCTGCGCGCCCAAGGCGTCCTTCCACCCGAGCTTCCCCGCCACCGTGCGCGCGCTCGCGGTCACCGACGACACCCTGTACGCGGCCGGCGACTTCGGCACCGTCGAGGGCCAGACCCGCGAGCGGTTCGCCGCGGTCGACGCCGCCTCCGGTGCCCTGAAGCCGTTCACCGCCAACGCCGACGAGCCGGGCCGCGCCATCGAGGTCACCCCGGACGGCAAGCACGTGCTGATCGGCGGCGACTTCTTCAGCGTCAACGGCTCCAACACCCACGCCCTGGCCGTGGTCGACGCCGCCTCCGGCGCGGTGAAGAAGACGTACGACAACATCCCGAGCAACTCGGTCGTCAAGGACATCTCCACCGACGAGACCGGCTTCTACACCGGCAACGAGGGCTCCGGCGGCGGCGTGTTCGACGGCCGCATCGGCCTCAACCTGACCGACTTCAGCGAGAAGTGGCGGGACCGCTGCCTCGGTGCCACCCAGTTCGTGCTGCCGTACGACGGGGTGCTGTACAGCTCCTCGCACGCCCACGACTGCTCCACCGAGCTGGAGTTCCCCGACGGCAAGCGCCACTTCCTGCTGGCCCAGCCCACCGACCACGCCGGCGCCGCCCCCGCGCCCGTGAACGGTTTCGTGCGCGGCCCGGGCAAGCTCGGCTGGCACCCCACCGCCAACGACGGCATCGGCGAGGGCATCGGCCCGCGCGTGATGGCGGTGGCGGAGAAGAACGACGTCAAGTACATGTGGGTCGGCGGTGAGTTCACCCTCATCAACGGCGTGGAGCAGCAGGGTCTGACCCGGTTCGCCTCCACCGGTGACGTCGGCGCCCCGACCACCCCGGTGGCCAGCGCGTCCAGCGTCAAGCCCGGCGAGGCCCAGGTCCGCTGGCGCACCAGCTACGACGCGGACGACAGCAAGCTGACCTACCGCATCTACCGCAACGGCTCGGGCACCCCGATCGCCACGGTCGCCGCGAACTCGCTGGAGTGGGAGCGCCCGCAGGCCTCCTGGACCGACACCACGGTCAAGGCCGGCCAGTCCTACAGCTACCGGGTGACCGCCACCGACGCGGCGGGCAACACCAGCGCCCTGTCGGCCACCGCCTCGGTGACCGTCCCGGCCACGGTCCAGTCCTACCCGAACCAGGTCCGTGCCGACGGTGCCAGCCTCTACTGGCGCTACGACGACACGGTCAGCCCGTACGTCGCCGACTCCTCGGTCTCCGGCAACACCAGCGGTGTCCAGGTCAACGCCCCGGCCCTGCGGCAGACGCCCGGCGCCGTCACCGGCTCCAGCACCGCGATGGGCTTCAACGGCACCAGCCAGCAGGTGCACAGCGACCGCCGCCAGACGGTGGGCGCCACGTACACCCTGGAGACCTGGTTCAAGACCGGGACCTCGCGCGGCGGCAAGCTGATCGGGTTCGGCAACAACACCACCCGCAACAGCGGCACGTACGACAAGCAGATCTACATGACGAACACCGGCCGCCTCGCGTTCGGTGTGTACAACGGGTCCACCCGCACCATCACCACGGGCCTGTTCGACACGTACAACGACAACAAGTGGCACCACGTGGTCGCCACCCAGGGTCCGGCCGGCATGGCCCTGTACGTGGACGGCCAGAACAAGGGCACGCTCAACGCCACCACCCACACCGACTACGCGGGCTACTGGCACGTCGGCGGCGACAACCTGGCCAGCTGGCCGAACCGTCCGACGAGCAACTTCTTCGCCGGGCAGATCGACGAGACGGCCGTCTACCCGAGCGTGCTGACCCAGGCGCAGGTCAAGAACCACTACGACCTGGCCAAGGCGCCGACCGACACGGTCACCGAGGTCTCCGCGACCGAGGACACCTACATCAACCAGGGCGCCCCGAGCACCGCGTACGGCACGTCCACCTCGCTCGCGGTGCGCGGCACCGCGGCGTACGAGACGTACCTGCGCTTCACCCTGCCGGCGGCCCCCGCCGGGCAGGTGCTGAAGTCCGCCTCGTTGCAGATCAAGACCACCACGCAGGCGGGCGCCGGTACGCCCGACAAGGTCTCGGTGGTTCCGGTCACCGGTACCTGGAGCGGTGCGGGCACCACGTTCAACACCAAGCCGACCCTGGGCACCACCCCGCTGGGCTCGATCACGGGCATCGCGGACGGTTCGGCCATCCACAACGTGGACCTGGACACGGCTGCGGTCTCCGCGGTGCTGGGTACCAGCTACGACATGGCCCTGACCAGCGCGGGCACCGACCCGCTGTGGATCTGGTCCTCCGAGGCGACGGCGGCGGAGGGCACTCCGCAGCTGATCCTCACCTTCGGCCCGAAGTAA
- a CDS encoding M4 family metallopeptidase, producing the protein MSPTPQRRATAAGALIAAAALLAVGMQTTSATADATASQARQAAQPNPGAVALKLSPSERATLIADANSTTAQAARALGLGNQEKLIVRDVVKDADGTTHTTYERTYGGLPVLGGDLTVHAKDGVTKSVTKATQHEIKVADTNAAVTPAAAESQALSAAKAEGSKDTKAAKNARKVIWAAEGVPVLAYETVVGGLQHDGTPNELHVVTNAKTGAKITEWQAVETGTGNTMYSGQVTLGTSQSGSNWTLTDAARGAHKTYNLNRGSSGTGTLFSGPDDIWGNGQPSNLETAGADAHYGAAVTWDYFKNVHGRNGLRNDGVAPYSRVHYGNAYVNAFWQDSCFCMTYGDGEGNNKPLTSTDVAAHEMTHGLTSVTGNMTYSGEPGGLNEATSDIMAAAVEFYANNPQDVGDYLVGEKIDIRGNGTPLRYMDKPSKDGSSKDAWYSGIGSIDVHYSSGPANHWYYLASEGSGPKVVNGVSYDSPTSDGLPVTAIGRDAASKIWFRALTAGYFKSNTNYAAARTATLQAAADLYGQGSTIYNNTANAWAGVNVGPRIVSGVTVQPIANQNTQINTAVSLQVQATSTNPGALSYAATGLPAGLSINSSTGLISGTATTAGTSSVTVTVTDSQSKTGTASFTWTVGTVEQNVFENTADYQIADNSTVESPITVTRSGNASSALKVDVNIVHTYVGDLRVDLVAPDGTVYNLRNRTGGSADNIVQSFTVNASSEVANGVWKLRVADLASIDTGYINSWKLTF; encoded by the coding sequence TTGAGTCCCACCCCCCAGCGGCGCGCCACCGCGGCCGGCGCTCTCATTGCCGCGGCGGCACTGCTCGCCGTCGGCATGCAGACCACGTCCGCCACTGCCGACGCCACCGCGTCGCAGGCCCGCCAGGCCGCCCAGCCCAACCCGGGCGCGGTCGCCCTCAAGCTCAGCCCCTCCGAGCGTGCGACGCTCATAGCCGACGCGAACTCCACCACCGCCCAGGCGGCCCGGGCTCTCGGTCTCGGCAACCAGGAGAAGCTGATCGTCCGTGACGTGGTCAAGGACGCGGACGGCACCACGCACACCACGTACGAGCGGACCTACGGCGGACTGCCGGTCCTCGGCGGTGACCTGACGGTCCACGCCAAGGACGGCGTCACCAAGAGCGTCACCAAGGCGACCCAGCACGAGATCAAGGTCGCCGACACCAACGCCGCCGTCACCCCGGCCGCGGCCGAGAGCCAGGCCCTTTCCGCCGCCAAGGCCGAGGGTTCCAAGGACACCAAGGCCGCGAAGAACGCCCGCAAGGTGATCTGGGCGGCCGAGGGCGTGCCGGTCCTGGCGTACGAGACCGTCGTCGGCGGCCTCCAGCACGACGGCACCCCGAACGAGCTGCACGTGGTCACCAACGCCAAGACCGGCGCGAAGATCACCGAGTGGCAGGCCGTCGAGACCGGCACCGGCAACACCATGTACAGCGGCCAGGTGACCCTGGGCACCAGCCAGTCGGGCAGCAACTGGACCCTGACCGACGCGGCCCGCGGCGCCCACAAGACGTACAACCTCAACCGGGGCAGCTCCGGCACCGGCACCCTCTTCTCCGGCCCGGACGACATCTGGGGCAACGGCCAGCCGTCCAACCTGGAGACCGCCGGCGCGGACGCCCACTACGGTGCGGCCGTCACCTGGGACTACTTCAAGAACGTGCACGGCCGCAACGGCCTGCGCAACGACGGCGTGGCCCCGTACTCCCGGGTCCACTACGGCAACGCGTACGTCAACGCCTTCTGGCAGGACTCCTGCTTCTGCATGACCTACGGCGACGGCGAGGGCAACAACAAGCCCCTCACCTCCACCGACGTGGCCGCGCACGAGATGACCCACGGCCTCACCTCGGTCACCGGCAACATGACCTACAGCGGTGAGCCCGGCGGTCTGAACGAGGCGACCTCGGACATCATGGCCGCGGCCGTGGAGTTCTACGCCAACAACCCGCAGGACGTCGGCGACTACCTGGTCGGCGAGAAGATCGACATCCGGGGCAACGGCACGCCGCTGCGCTACATGGACAAGCCGAGCAAGGACGGCTCCTCCAAGGACGCCTGGTACTCCGGCATCGGCTCGATCGACGTCCACTACTCCTCGGGCCCGGCCAACCACTGGTACTACCTGGCCTCCGAGGGCTCCGGCCCCAAGGTCGTCAACGGCGTGAGCTACGACTCGCCGACCTCCGACGGCCTTCCGGTCACCGCGATCGGCCGGGACGCCGCCTCCAAGATCTGGTTCCGCGCGCTGACGGCGGGCTACTTCAAGTCCAACACCAACTACGCCGCCGCGCGTACGGCCACCCTGCAGGCCGCCGCCGACCTGTACGGCCAGGGCTCGACCATCTACAACAACACCGCCAACGCCTGGGCCGGTGTCAATGTCGGCCCGCGCATCGTCAGCGGCGTGACGGTCCAGCCCATCGCCAACCAGAACACCCAGATCAACACCGCGGTGAGCCTCCAGGTCCAGGCCACCAGCACCAACCCGGGTGCGCTGAGCTACGCGGCCACAGGCCTGCCGGCCGGCCTGTCGATCAACTCCTCCACCGGCCTGATCTCGGGCACGGCCACCACCGCCGGCACCTCCAGCGTGACCGTCACGGTGACCGACTCGCAGAGCAAGACCGGGACGGCGTCCTTCACCTGGACCGTCGGCACGGTGGAACAGAACGTGTTCGAGAACACGGCCGACTACCAGATCGCGGACAACTCGACGGTCGAGTCCCCGATCACCGTGACCCGTTCGGGCAACGCCTCGAGCGCCCTCAAGGTGGACGTGAACATCGTCCACACCTACGTCGGTGACCTGCGGGTCGACCTGGTCGCCCCCGACGGCACCGTCTACAACCTGCGCAACCGCACCGGCGGCAGCGCGGACAACATCGTCCAGAGCTTCACCGTGAACGCCTCCTCCGAGGTCGCGAACGGTGTCTGGAAGCTCCGCGTGGCGGACCTCGCCAGCATCGACACCGGCTACATCAACAGCTGGAAGCTCACCTTCTGA
- a CDS encoding GDP-L-fucose synthase family protein — translation MTTPQSYLPPHARIFVAGHRGLVGSAVVRRLTADGHEVITRSRAELDLRDAAATGAFLKEVRPDAVVLAAAKVGGIMANSTYPVQFLEENLQIQLSVIGGAHAAGVGRLLFLGSSCIYPKLAPQPIREDALLTGPLEPTNEAYALAKIAGIVQVQSYRKQYGASYISAMPTNLYGPGDNFDLETSHVLPALIRRFHEAAAADREEVMLWGSGTPRREFLHVDDLAAACAVLLRDYDGDEPVNIGCGEDLTIRELAETVAEVTGFRGRLAWDTSKPDGTPRKLLDVSRLSSLGWKPGIPLRDGIASTYRWWLDAERTAQK, via the coding sequence ATGACAACTCCGCAGTCGTACCTGCCCCCGCACGCCCGCATCTTCGTCGCGGGCCACCGTGGTCTCGTCGGGTCCGCGGTCGTCCGGCGGCTCACCGCCGACGGCCACGAGGTGATCACCCGCAGCCGCGCGGAGCTCGATCTGCGGGACGCCGCCGCGACCGGCGCGTTCCTGAAGGAGGTCCGCCCGGACGCCGTCGTGCTGGCCGCCGCCAAGGTCGGCGGGATCATGGCCAACAGCACCTACCCGGTCCAGTTCCTGGAGGAGAACCTGCAGATCCAGCTCAGCGTGATCGGCGGCGCCCACGCCGCCGGCGTGGGCCGGCTGCTGTTCCTCGGTTCCTCCTGCATCTACCCCAAGCTGGCCCCGCAGCCCATCCGCGAGGACGCCCTGCTGACCGGCCCGCTGGAGCCGACCAACGAGGCGTACGCGCTCGCGAAGATCGCCGGCATCGTGCAGGTCCAGTCGTACCGCAAGCAGTACGGCGCCTCCTACATCTCGGCCATGCCGACCAATCTCTACGGTCCGGGCGACAACTTCGACCTCGAGACCTCGCACGTGCTGCCCGCGCTGATCCGCCGTTTCCACGAGGCCGCAGCCGCGGACCGCGAGGAGGTCATGCTGTGGGGCTCCGGCACCCCGCGTCGGGAGTTCCTGCACGTGGACGACCTGGCCGCGGCCTGTGCCGTGTTGCTGCGGGACTACGACGGTGACGAGCCCGTCAACATCGGCTGTGGCGAGGACCTGACCATCCGGGAACTCGCCGAGACCGTCGCCGAGGTGACCGGCTTCCGCGGCCGGCTGGCCTGGGACACCTCCAAGCCGGACGGCACCCCGCGCAAGCTGCTGGACGTCAGCCGGCTGAGCTCCCTCGGCTGGAAGCCGGGCATCCCGCTGCGGGACGGCATCGCCTCCACCTACCGCTGGTGGCTCGACGCCGAGCGCACCGCCCAGAAGTGA